The window GGACCTCGGAGAACACCATGGGCACGCGGATCAGCCGCGCCAAGCAGCAGCTGGCCCGGGTCGGAGCCCGTGTCACCCCGCCGACCGACGCCGACCGCGACAGCCGGATCACGGCGGTGGCGAAGGTGCTCTACCTGGTCTTCAACGAGGGTTACACGACCTCCGAGGGCGACCAGCTCGCCCGCGTGGACCTGACCGGCGAGGCCATCCGGCTGACACGCATGCTCCACGACTCTCTGCCCGACGACGCCGAGGTCACCGGCCTGCTCGCGCTCATGCTGCTCACCGAGGCGCGCCGTCCCGCACGCACCGGCGACCACGACGAGCTGGTGCCCCTGGACGAACAGGACCGGTCGTTGTGGAACGCCGACCTCGTCCGCGAGGGCACCGCGCTGATCGACGGCGTGTGGAACCGCGGTGAGGTCGGCCCCTACCAGTTGCAGGCGGCGATCGCGGCCGTGCACGCGGCGGCCCCGGCGCCGGAGCGGACCGACTGGGTGCAGATCGCGGTGCTCTACCTGTGGCTCGAACGGCTCAGCCCCACCGCTCCCGTGCGGCTGAGCCGGGTGGTGGCGGTGGCCAAGGCGTACGGCCCGGCGCGGGGACTGGCCCTGCTGGACGACCTCGACCGACGCTTCGGGCTCGGCCGGGACCCCCTGACCCGGCAGCGCGAACGCGCGGTGCGCGCTCACCTGCTGGAGAGGACCGGGGAGGGGGAGGGCGCGGCGGCGCTGTACCGGGAGGCGGCCTCCCTGACCGGCAACCGGGTCGAGCGGCGGTTCCTGCTGGACCGCGCCGACCGCCTCGGTTGAGGGGCGGGGCCGTGGCCCTGTCCGATCGGGTTGGCCGCTGATGCTCCCGCCGGAAGGGTGTCCGGTCCCGGGGGCGCGGCCCCAGTCCTGTGCTCACAGGTGTTCCGTACTCACCGGCAATGGTTGCGATCTACGCCGTAAAGACAGTGGTTCATCACGCCCCTCCGAAGCCCGATCCCTCCCCTCACAGCGCACGCCGATGGGAACGGGCTCCGATGCTGACGCCGTGGTGCGGTGACGGCTTCCACCCGGAGGGTGCGGGCCCCGGCCGCGCAGGCGGCCGGGGCCCGCTTCCGCGGCACCGTCAGGGGTTGGAGTACATCTGCACCACGACGCGGTCGAAACGGCGCGCCTTGAGGTCCTCACGGGTGATGGTCCAGTACAGGATCCCCATCGGCACCCCGACCCACTGCGCGAGCAGGACCCAGTCCTCAGGGCTGGACCACTGCTCGCCCTCCTCCGGGAACGCCGAGGCGCGCGCCGGGTCCCCGTAGCCGTCGAAGTCCGCGGCGTAGCCGCCGATCTGCCACTCGCCGCCCCCGTCGGTCTGCTCGGACCAGACCTCCTGCAACGTCTCCGCGTGGGGGTGCAGGGCGAGGTCCCCGTCCTCGACGGGGCAGGAGGGCAGCCCCACGCCGGGGACCAGCCGCAGGTCACCGGTGCGCCGCAGCTCCTCGTCCAGGGCCTCGGGGGAGTCGTACTCGTAGGGCTCGTAGCTCGGTGAGGACTCCCGCTCCTCCACCGGCGTCCCCGCCGGTACGTACGCGGCGCCGCCCGGGATGACGAACTCGTCCAACTCGACGTTCGCGAACAGGAGCAGGTGGCCGTCGGGCGGCAGCGGGATGTCGGTGGCCTCCGGCGGGATCGCGGCCAGGTCGAGCGTCGCGATGAGCTGGTGATCGTCGCGGTTGCCGGGGTCGTCGTCCCACACCGTGCCCGGGGTGGGCGCGTCCGGCGGGAGCATCAGCGGGCTGCCGAGCCTGCCGACGACCGTGCCGCCGCCGTCGCGCGCCGTCCGCAGCTTCGGGCGGGCCAGCCCGAGCCACCGGTCCACGTCGTCCGCCGGAACCCCCTTGTCGAGCGCCTGCTCCCGGAACCGGTCCAGCCAGGAGAGCACCGACGCGGGCAGGGCCCTCACCGACGGGTGCAGCACCCCCGCGCCGAACTCCCAGCCGGGCTCCGGCGCCACCACGCCCGGCTCGCCCAGCCCCGCGAGCCACTCCGCTGCGGACGACCGCGTCCGGGCGTCGGCGTCCGACAGCGCGGCCGCCGCTGCCGCCCGGGCGTCCGGGTGGTCGCCGAGCACGCGCCGGGCCGCCAGCCGGTGGCGGTTCGCGCCGAGCGCGAGCGAGGTCAGGCGCGGGACCAGAGCCTCGGGGGCGGCGGGGAAGCTTTCGAGGACGGTCAGGATCATCGTCCTCGTGTCCACGGCGGGCTGGTCCGGGTGCCGCCTCCCGTCGCCGCCGTCGAGGTACTCGTCCGCCAGGTCCAGGCGCTCGGCGAACAGGGGCCACCAGCGCTCGGCGTCCTCCGGGGTGAGGAAGGCGCCGATCCTGCGTCCGCGGGAGTCCGTGCGGGTGACCAGGAGCGAGGCGGTCCGCCGGTCCGCGTCGGACATCCCGGCGGCGCGGAACGCGTCCCGCAGGGCGCGGACGTCGGGCATCAGCGCCACCCTCCCCTCGACGCCGTTCCAGGAACGGTCCCCGTCGGACCCGCCCCCGGCCCCCAGCGTCCGCAGTTCCTCCGCCAGGTCCGCGTCCTGCGGTGCGGCGACGTCGGGCACGGGGACGGCGGCCTCCGCGGTTCTCAGCGCCCGCACCCGGGAGGCGGCCCGGCGCAGCAGCCCCTCGCGCCCGGGGTCCTGAGTCCCGTCGCCGCCGTCGGCCAGGGCCTCCTCGATCGCCGCGACGCCGCCGTCGAGGTCGGCCAGGCGGGCCAGGACGTCCGGCAGACGGTCCGGCGGCGCGGTCCGCAGGTGCCGTCGCAGCA is drawn from Nocardiopsis dassonvillei subsp. dassonvillei DSM 43111 and contains these coding sequences:
- a CDS encoding RNA polymerase sigma factor, yielding MNDRDRAQRRPPVADGQRDGGRRPPGTDADIEHLLRTEAPQVLGALVRRFGRFDAAEDAVQEALLAASRAWPADGVPENPRSWLIRVGYRRLVDLLRAEQARHRREQEIGAAELAMREPDRRAGPARESDDSLALLLLCCHPALSAASQVALTLRAVGGLTTAEIAHAHGTSENTMGTRISRAKQQLARVGARVTPPTDADRDSRITAVAKVLYLVFNEGYTTSEGDQLARVDLTGEAIRLTRMLHDSLPDDAEVTGLLALMLLTEARRPARTGDHDELVPLDEQDRSLWNADLVREGTALIDGVWNRGEVGPYQLQAAIAAVHAAAPAPERTDWVQIAVLYLWLERLSPTAPVRLSRVVAVAKAYGPARGLALLDDLDRRFGLGRDPLTRQRERAVRAHLLERTGEGEGAAALYREAASLTGNRVERRFLLDRADRLG
- a CDS encoding DUF1963 domain-containing protein, which encodes MYESEAGTAGSGGGTDTAARVAAAVRDCLAPLRLSEAHEPVVEHVLSGTRPEALAALRERPTGADMVAKPDAVWRTDRLTAVADAHPGWSLREADAARLVLYRLAPIDLLVRFGQVLHAVTGNAPTSGEPSSLLVLADDVLRVHGAADGTDADDVRRRWDLHTLTEVARAGGAPGRTPVHAALSALLYSGSGHWPFRRHRLLESEAGVAFLARHADALADVVTGSGPNTRRYVADRCAHRPEAHAELAAELAVDAEASVRAQVLSALARTDGPRQVDLLRRHLRTAPPDRLPDVLARLADLDGGVAAIEEALADGGDGTQDPGREGLLRRAASRVRALRTAEAAVPVPDVAAPQDADLAEELRTLGAGGGSDGDRSWNGVEGRVALMPDVRALRDAFRAAGMSDADRRTASLLVTRTDSRGRRIGAFLTPEDAERWWPLFAERLDLADEYLDGGDGRRHPDQPAVDTRTMILTVLESFPAAPEALVPRLTSLALGANRHRLAARRVLGDHPDARAAAAAALSDADARTRSSAAEWLAGLGEPGVVAPEPGWEFGAGVLHPSVRALPASVLSWLDRFREQALDKGVPADDVDRWLGLARPKLRTARDGGGTVVGRLGSPLMLPPDAPTPGTVWDDDPGNRDDHQLIATLDLAAIPPEATDIPLPPDGHLLLFANVELDEFVIPGGAAYVPAGTPVEERESSPSYEPYEYDSPEALDEELRRTGDLRLVPGVGLPSCPVEDGDLALHPHAETLQEVWSEQTDGGGEWQIGGYAADFDGYGDPARASAFPEEGEQWSSPEDWVLLAQWVGVPMGILYWTITREDLKARRFDRVVVQMYSNP